The following are encoded together in the Ezakiella massiliensis genome:
- a CDS encoding IS3 family transposase: protein MFKRVEEDSTSRKNEEKTRIAEDLRRQYPLKTILEVIGLARSTFYHNLDRMREPDKDSELKLKMLEIREAHPNYGLRRIHAVLKMDEEINIKKVHRLYKELGMQIKTKKTRKPYTFLGSLKDIPNRIKRRFDSTMPNLKLFTDTTYVKIYKDKENYTWAYLNAFIDGFDRKIISYNVVDNMRKEPFIDLAKETIRKTNNAEYRRTFHSDQGIIYFSKEYQDLLKENNIYQSMSRKGNCLDNSVIESFWSVIKREKLSKTKFKSLEQLQKAVDEFVEYYNNTRIKEKNNYLSPNEKRAKYYEEKERA, encoded by the coding sequence ATATTTAAAAGAGTTGAGGAGGATTCGACTTCAAGAAAAAACGAAGAAAAAACAAGGATTGCCGAAGACCTCCGAAGACAATACCCACTAAAGACAATTCTTGAAGTAATAGGACTAGCTAGATCCACCTTCTACCACAATCTAGACAGAATGAGAGAGCCTGACAAAGACTCAGAACTAAAACTTAAAATGCTAGAAATAAGAGAAGCTCATCCAAACTATGGACTAAGAAGAATACACGCAGTATTAAAGATGGATGAAGAAATAAACATAAAAAAAGTCCATAGACTATACAAAGAACTGGGCATGCAAATAAAAACCAAGAAAACCAGAAAACCATACACATTCCTAGGAAGCCTAAAAGACATACCAAACAGAATAAAAAGAAGATTTGACTCCACAATGCCAAATCTAAAACTCTTTACAGACACAACCTATGTAAAAATATATAAAGACAAAGAAAACTATACATGGGCCTACCTAAACGCCTTCATAGATGGATTTGACAGGAAAATAATCTCATACAACGTAGTAGACAACATGAGAAAAGAACCCTTCATAGATCTAGCAAAAGAAACCATAAGAAAAACCAATAATGCAGAATACAGAAGAACATTTCATTCAGACCAAGGCATCATATACTTCAGTAAAGAATACCAAGACCTACTAAAAGAAAATAATATCTACCAAAGCATGTCAAGAAAAGGCAACTGCCTAGACAACTCAGTCATAGAAAGCTTCTGGTCAGTAATTAAAAGAGAAAAACTAAGTAAAACAAAATTCAAAAGCCTAGAGCAGTTACAAAAGGCAGTAGATGAATTTGTGGAATACTACAACAACACAAGAATAAAAGAAAAGAACAACTACCTAAGCCCCAATGAAAAAAGGGCCAAGTATTACGAAGAAAAAGAAAGAGCATAA
- a CDS encoding lipoprotein — translation MKKRLALLLAMAMIFSLAACGKKPAEEKADKPSQKIENKADTEKKDEKKEEKKDEGYKAIGMVDVHGEGIFTTPEGIEELSEERLKEIYEYFDKNMEETQGMTYEEVEEYIGTPGAHFVDHDEENENGELTKSIFWYSPDHFLSMVFTADKDSPDDFGLTETWAMPKAIDEDEVDPQSESEEKPTVAYSDETGMVEVHGKDMLKRPDGIEILSQEEMQEVVDYFSKNNSDLADATYAEIESHFGVAGAHFVDFDEVDGDDITKYVMWYSEENSMAVSFIGKKDSPDDLKILMWSSSLAPSEQ, via the coding sequence ATGAAAAAAAGATTGGCATTATTATTAGCAATGGCAATGATTTTCTCCTTGGCAGCATGCGGTAAGAAACCTGCAGAAGAAAAGGCAGACAAGCCAAGCCAAAAGATAGAAAATAAAGCTGACACAGAAAAGAAAGACGAAAAAAAGGAAGAAAAGAAGGACGAAGGATACAAGGCAATCGGCATGGTAGACGTTCACGGTGAAGGCATATTTACAACTCCAGAAGGCATCGAAGAGCTCAGCGAAGAAAGATTAAAAGAAATATATGAATATTTTGATAAAAATATGGAAGAAACACAAGGCATGACCTATGAAGAAGTAGAAGAATACATTGGCACGCCAGGTGCTCACTTTGTAGACCATGATGAAGAAAATGAAAATGGGGAGCTTACAAAAAGTATTTTTTGGTATTCACCAGACCACTTCCTTTCTATGGTGTTTACTGCTGACAAGGATAGTCCTGATGACTTTGGCCTCACAGAGACTTGGGCCATGCCAAAGGCCATTGACGAAGATGAAGTAGACCCACAATCAGAAAGTGAAGAAAAACCGACAGTAGCATATTCAGATGAGACAGGCATGGTAGAGGTTCACGGCAAAGATATGCTCAAGCGTCCAGATGGGATCGAAATACTGTCACAAGAAGAAATGCAAGAAGTGGTTGACTATTTCTCCAAAAACAACAGCGACTTAGCAGATGCAACTTACGCAGAAATCGAAAGCCATTTTGGTGTAGCCGGGGCCCACTTTGTAGACTTTGATGAAGTCGATGGCGATGATATCACAAAATATGTCATGTGGTATTCAGAGGAGAACAGCATGGCCGTCAGCTTTATTGGCAAAAAAGATTCACCTGATGACCTCAAGATCCTTATGTGGTCTAGCTCACTAGCACCTAGTGAACAATAA
- a CDS encoding copper amine oxidase N-terminal domain-containing protein, whose translation MKNLYKILALGLAVLMCVGMLAVNVKAVDNTPGTKTDPQNPPATNDPNPQTPNQPGAIPGNDPNGYQFEDLTHGDPDNQKPNDDDYPYDYDGDIFNYYDDYDEDDTEETKVEEKKDEEKTDEGGEYGERILKLIFRVGNKDMEKYINEDLTIIKMDAAPYIKDGRNMVGVRYVAEGLEMQVTWDAKTRTVFIEDDMFKIEIPVDTNKIIVNGQVMESDVMPEFVNGRTMLPIANIARALGLKDGEDIFWDNVEKKATIIRVLSAK comes from the coding sequence ATGAAAAACTTATATAAAATTTTAGCACTTGGACTAGCAGTCCTCATGTGCGTGGGAATGTTGGCAGTAAATGTTAAGGCGGTAGATAATACACCAGGAACAAAGACAGATCCACAAAATCCACCAGCAACAAATGATCCAAATCCACAAACTCCAAATCAACCAGGAGCAATTCCAGGGAACGATCCAAATGGATATCAATTCGAAGATTTAACACACGGAGATCCAGACAATCAAAAACCAAATGATGATGATTATCCATATGATTATGATGGCGATATCTTTAATTACTATGATGATTATGACGAAGATGATACTGAAGAAACAAAGGTAGAAGAAAAGAAAGACGAAGAAAAGACTGATGAGGGCGGAGAATATGGAGAACGCATTTTAAAACTTATCTTTAGAGTTGGCAACAAGGATATGGAAAAGTACATCAACGAAGACTTGACCATTATCAAAATGGATGCCGCTCCATACATCAAAGACGGCAGAAATATGGTAGGCGTTAGATATGTTGCTGAAGGCCTTGAAATGCAAGTCACTTGGGATGCCAAGACCAGGACAGTTTTCATAGAAGATGACATGTTCAAGATTGAAATCCCAGTTGACACCAACAAGATCATCGTAAACGGACAAGTTATGGAAAGCGATGTAATGCCAGAATTTGTAAATGGCAGGACCATGTTACCAATCGCAAATATCGCCAGAGCCCTCGGCCTCAAAGACGGCGAAGATATATTCTGGGACAATGTCGAAAAGAAAGCAACCATAATCAGAGTATTAAGCGCAAAATAA
- a CDS encoding glutamate-cysteine ligase family protein: MLKNIDKVCEYFKAQEKAPDNLRMGVEFEHLLLDSQANARSYYDAGGSRDLFLAMIDKGWKGNFEGEFVLSIKKDGLIISTEPGGQLEFSTDPLENPCEVKSELFKFYRDAIDALEPFDSHIYTLGFQPLSDVDDIKILPKERYYAMYNYFKSAGTMGKFMMKGTASVQVSLDFLNEKDYGRKYALANKLSNILYILFDNVAFKGGRPIDVYAFRSMVWNNTDRKRCGTFESAFRPDFKYEDYAKFLLSNDAIFTLKDGEFHPFDGTIDQAMTGASKKEMEHLMTMVFPDVRTKRFIEIRQVDSIPYPYNLGAVALLNSIFYNNDNMDRVYNLIGDLTFKESERARLEMYEKGTKTKMMGKTMEAWGVDILSALDIKDCFKPYIEKIVPLMEGNTLRRQQIDRWKTYATCDYAIEICKMNLEDIDV; encoded by the coding sequence ATGCTGAAAAATATAGACAAAGTTTGCGAATACTTCAAGGCTCAGGAGAAGGCTCCTGATAACTTACGGATGGGGGTTGAGTTTGAGCACTTGCTTTTGGACTCTCAAGCTAATGCGCGTTCATATTATGATGCAGGTGGATCAAGGGACCTCTTTTTAGCTATGATTGACAAGGGTTGGAAGGGGAATTTCGAAGGCGAATTTGTGCTTTCAATTAAAAAGGACGGCCTGATTATTTCAACTGAGCCGGGCGGCCAGCTGGAATTTTCAACTGACCCCTTGGAAAATCCTTGCGAAGTCAAGTCGGAGCTCTTTAAATTTTACAGGGATGCAATCGATGCCCTAGAGCCTTTTGATTCTCATATTTACACTTTGGGTTTCCAACCTCTAAGCGATGTTGACGATATAAAAATTTTGCCCAAGGAGCGTTACTATGCCATGTATAATTATTTTAAATCGGCTGGCACCATGGGCAAGTTTATGATGAAGGGGACGGCCAGCGTCCAAGTGTCTTTGGATTTCCTAAATGAAAAGGACTATGGCCGCAAATATGCTTTGGCCAACAAGCTTTCAAATATTTTATATATTTTATTTGATAATGTGGCCTTTAAAGGCGGCAGGCCAATCGATGTTTACGCCTTTAGGTCTATGGTTTGGAACAACACTGACCGCAAGCGCTGCGGAACTTTTGAATCTGCCTTCCGTCCTGATTTTAAATACGAGGACTACGCCAAATTTCTCTTGAGCAACGATGCGATTTTTACCTTGAAGGACGGAGAATTTCATCCCTTCGATGGGACTATTGACCAGGCCATGACTGGCGCGTCAAAGAAGGAGATGGAGCACCTGATGACCATGGTTTTCCCAGACGTGCGGACCAAACGCTTTATAGAAATTAGGCAGGTGGATTCCATTCCTTACCCTTACAATCTGGGGGCTGTTGCACTTTTAAACTCAATCTTCTATAATAATGACAATATGGATCGGGTTTACAATTTGATCGGCGATTTGACTTTCAAGGAAAGCGAACGGGCCCGTCTTGAAATGTATGAAAAAGGGACCAAGACTAAGATGATGGGCAAGACCATGGAGGCTTGGGGGGTGGATATTTTATCGGCCCTGGACATCAAGGACTGCTTTAAGCCTTATATAGAAAAAATTGTACCCCTCATGGAGGGTAACACCCTTCGTAGGCAGCAGATTGACAGGTGGAAGACCTACGCAACTTGCGACTATGCGATTGAGATTTGTAAAATGAATTTGGAGGATATTGATGTATAG
- a CDS encoding glutathionylspermidine synthase family protein has protein sequence MYSDKKIDEYIEFVKNGDYVEDFKHLQDLALKNDVTYDGKIVPFTYQPLLVSKRDNDAFKFIVTRTNEIIRKITEKYLHDEKFRALFGFSKELEEMILHDPLYEVPVAIGRYDVFFNSLSDFKFCEINTDGSSAMSEDSGLAEIFEESKIFKDLNWNLKSFELYDSWAQKSLDIYDMARGSHQGITVAIVDFKGSGTPKDFVKFKAAYEKAGLKAIIADMEDLVYDANENALKFDGQKIDMVYRRAVTSEIMEKYNDSKAFIDAYLNDAFISIGSFRSQIAHNKTFFEVLHREDVKDDMDIEDVMFIEEHIPFTAKFQGDDEFFEEIVRDRAKYIFKPNDLRGARGVFVGSEYSEDEFREKAKEVYNKDFIYQEYVEKKFVKFIELDENDEWHVVERANMLGLFSYNEAFKGIYGRFGIDNIIGSAREYIAAPAFKYE, from the coding sequence ATGTATAGCGACAAAAAAATTGATGAGTATATTGAATTTGTAAAAAATGGCGACTATGTAGAGGACTTTAAGCACTTGCAAGACTTGGCTTTGAAAAATGACGTGACCTATGACGGCAAGATCGTTCCTTTTACTTATCAGCCGCTTTTGGTGTCCAAACGCGACAATGATGCCTTTAAATTTATAGTTACTAGGACCAACGAGATCATCCGCAAGATTACTGAAAAATACTTGCACGACGAAAAATTCCGGGCGCTTTTTGGCTTTTCAAAAGAGCTGGAAGAGATGATCCTCCACGATCCTCTCTACGAAGTGCCAGTTGCCATTGGTAGGTACGATGTGTTTTTTAATTCTCTAAGCGACTTTAAATTCTGCGAGATAAATACTGACGGGTCATCAGCCATGAGCGAGGACTCTGGCTTAGCTGAGATTTTTGAAGAGTCCAAAATCTTCAAGGACTTAAATTGGAATTTAAAATCTTTTGAGCTCTATGATTCATGGGCCCAAAAGTCCTTGGACATCTACGATATGGCGAGGGGCAGTCACCAGGGAATTACAGTTGCTATTGTGGACTTCAAGGGGTCAGGCACGCCAAAGGACTTTGTGAAATTTAAAGCTGCCTATGAAAAGGCAGGACTAAAGGCAATTATCGCCGATATGGAAGACTTAGTTTACGATGCAAATGAAAATGCCCTAAAATTTGACGGTCAAAAGATCGACATGGTTTACAGGCGGGCTGTCACCAGCGAAATCATGGAAAAATATAATGATTCAAAGGCCTTTATCGACGCTTATTTAAACGACGCCTTTATTTCAATCGGGTCCTTTAGGTCGCAGATCGCCCACAACAAGACCTTCTTTGAAGTCCTCCACCGCGAGGATGTCAAAGATGATATGGACATCGAAGACGTCATGTTTATAGAAGAGCATATTCCTTTTACAGCTAAGTTCCAGGGCGACGATGAATTTTTCGAAGAGATTGTCAGGGACAGGGCAAAGTATATCTTTAAGCCGAATGACCTGCGTGGGGCACGGGGAGTTTTTGTGGGCAGCGAATACTCTGAAGACGAATTTAGGGAAAAGGCAAAAGAAGTTTATAATAAGGACTTTATCTACCAAGAATATGTAGAGAAAAAATTTGTGAAATTTATTGAGCTGGACGAAAATGATGAGTGGCATGTGGTTGAACGGGCCAATATGCTGGGACTTTTCTCCTACAACGAAGCTTTCAAGGGCATCTACGGCCGCTTTGGCATAGATAACATTATAGGATCGGCCAGGGAGTACATCGCAGCACCAGCTTTTAAATACGAATAG
- a CDS encoding ABC transporter ATP-binding protein: MEKNEGARVRNIVKSYGSGNSKIYANNDISFDIKKGELTVIVGPSGAGKSTILNILGGMDRPDSGQIIVDGEDISQATDAELTNYRRYKIGFVFQFYNLINNLTAKENVELASQIVENSIPAEEILAQVGLDKRMDNFPSQLSGGEQQRCSIARALAKRPSILLCDEPTGALDYHTGKQILKLLQDTARKTNTTVVIITHNTAITPIADKVIEIWDAKVRNIYENENPVDIETIEW, from the coding sequence ATGGAAAAGAACGAAGGAGCAAGGGTCAGAAATATCGTAAAGTCCTACGGATCTGGCAATAGTAAAATCTATGCCAACAATGATATTTCTTTTGATATAAAGAAGGGCGAGCTAACGGTTATAGTTGGTCCATCGGGCGCCGGCAAGTCGACCATTTTAAATATTTTGGGCGGCATGGACAGGCCGGACTCTGGGCAAATTATTGTGGATGGCGAAGACATTTCCCAGGCCACAGACGCCGAGCTTACCAATTACAGGAGGTACAAGATTGGTTTTGTCTTCCAATTTTACAACCTCATCAACAACTTAACAGCCAAGGAAAATGTGGAACTGGCCAGCCAAATTGTAGAAAATTCAATTCCTGCAGAGGAAATTTTGGCCCAAGTTGGTTTGGACAAGCGGATGGATAACTTCCCTTCGCAACTTTCTGGCGGCGAGCAGCAACGCTGTTCAATCGCAAGGGCCTTGGCAAAACGCCCGTCAATTTTACTTTGCGACGAGCCAACGGGGGCACTCGATTATCACACGGGCAAGCAAATTTTAAAGCTCCTCCAAGACACGGCCAGAAAGACCAATACAACTGTTGTAATTATCACCCACAACACCGCCATTACCCCAATAGCCGACAAGGTTATAGAGATTTGGGATGCCAAAGTGAGGAACATTTACGAGAACGAAAATCCCGTAGATATTGAAACGATTGAATGGTGA
- a CDS encoding FtsX-like permease family protein, translating to MKKKALLKDMLREIKKTRTRFLSITAMIMVGVFVLVGLKVTGPAMRDNATMHADRQNMYDIKVVGPVGIDDEDIRLIKGVDGIKELYAGYSVDLNWPDEKINIKLESLSNDISVPEVIEGRLPEKTGEILIEAVNTFDHIKIGDQVEFAKEVDKFKEDDDPDSLKTYTYTVVGKAISTDYIMQGLKGVSYKSGTSIGTIGYITEENFNEADYSFVKLRLEEIAGKNPESSAYINHAREKKSEIKDLLAPRSAIKFQELKDKNLKKIRDSEADIKDAKDQIADAEGKFNDAERKLADAKIKLDDGQKKIAQGKRDLAKGEADARKEMADAQAKIDDGKIQLADAKKELADHEADYNDGLKKYKDGLKKYEDGVKELDDNERKIKRGLREVENGKAQANMGLSQAQAALGQIDAGIGQIDGAIGQLSAIPQGAPGYEEAQGQIAGLQGQKQALISQRAQAEAGIASASAGLSEAQQAETDLKNKLKLINEAREKLPEEKKKLDDAKKDLDEGKEKLDDAKDRLAREEKKLLDGEAELKYAEAKLTREIKKGNDKIADTIIQYNEGNREYIEGKAEYDEKLADFNKKKKDALVDIADGEKKIADAKEIIRNLNEPHFAVQTRRDNDALYFMYESANNLDYVSWIFPVFFFFIAVLVSVATMTRMIEEDRIDIGTYKALGYGKMDIYQKYILYGLISSLIGGIIGASLGSTLLLKAIYKAYSASFVIKKLQITPSIGINITAIMVGVLANVLTIILVIKRTLKENAASLLRPKAPKKAKKILIEKIPFIWNRLSFLNKVTLRNVFRYKSRMFMTIFGVAGCTGLIFLGFSLKEAIGGMDKHQFEDVYTYQVTITTDKSLPKDGLDDLQKFLDSDDVEAYTKMHMDQLLLEAEEGKDQQVQLMVPENPEDFANFVHLKREIYLKKPVELNLDRPLMSRKLQNYLTDGKLTLQDSNLQDFQVAIDPADWFDFYIGHALVMTKADYEKFFGEDFEANAYAVKLKDPKASAKAIEGLRDNTSILTITNFDDHLKIIEDWMGSIRIITVVILLCAAALAFVVLYNLTNINISERMRELSTVKVLGFNSKELTNYVYKETIMLSVLGILVGFLVGWGMLGVVSEILSPDDIQMNLLLTYKPYLFSATITMVFVFLIRGIVVRQLREIDMVSSLKSYE from the coding sequence ATGAAGAAAAAAGCACTCTTAAAAGATATGTTAAGAGAGATCAAGAAAACACGCACCAGATTTTTATCCATAACAGCAATGATTATGGTGGGCGTGTTTGTTTTGGTGGGATTAAAAGTTACGGGCCCGGCCATGAGGGACAACGCGACCATGCACGCCGACAGGCAAAATATGTACGACATAAAAGTCGTGGGGCCGGTGGGCATTGACGACGAGGACATAAGGCTCATAAAGGGCGTTGACGGGATTAAAGAACTCTATGCCGGCTACTCGGTTGATCTCAATTGGCCCGATGAAAAAATAAATATCAAACTAGAGTCGCTGAGCAATGATATTTCTGTGCCTGAAGTTATCGAAGGCCGCCTACCTGAAAAGACAGGCGAAATTTTAATTGAGGCAGTAAACACTTTTGATCATATAAAGATTGGCGATCAAGTTGAATTTGCCAAGGAAGTTGACAAGTTCAAGGAAGACGACGATCCAGATTCCCTCAAGACTTATACTTACACGGTCGTGGGCAAGGCCATCTCGACCGACTATATTATGCAGGGGCTCAAGGGCGTTAGCTACAAGTCGGGGACCAGTATTGGGACCATCGGCTATATAACAGAAGAAAATTTTAACGAGGCAGATTATAGTTTTGTAAAATTAAGGCTGGAGGAAATCGCTGGGAAAAATCCAGAGTCCTCGGCCTATATTAATCACGCTCGTGAAAAGAAATCTGAAATAAAAGACCTGCTTGCACCGCGGTCTGCTATAAAATTCCAAGAGCTCAAGGATAAAAATCTCAAAAAAATCCGCGATAGCGAAGCCGATATTAAGGACGCCAAGGACCAGATTGCAGACGCCGAAGGCAAGTTTAATGATGCCGAGAGAAAATTGGCAGACGCCAAGATCAAATTGGACGACGGGCAAAAGAAGATTGCCCAGGGCAAGCGCGACTTGGCCAAGGGCGAGGCTGATGCCAGAAAAGAAATGGCAGACGCCCAAGCCAAGATTGACGACGGCAAAATCCAATTGGCCGATGCCAAAAAAGAATTGGCCGACCACGAAGCTGATTACAATGACGGATTAAAAAAATACAAGGACGGATTAAAAAAATACGAAGACGGGGTCAAAGAACTTGACGACAACGAAAGAAAAATAAAGCGCGGCCTTAGAGAAGTTGAAAACGGCAAGGCTCAAGCAAATATGGGGCTCAGCCAGGCCCAAGCGGCTCTTGGTCAAATCGATGCAGGTATTGGCCAAATCGATGGGGCCATTGGCCAGCTGAGTGCCATCCCCCAAGGGGCACCCGGCTACGAGGAAGCCCAAGGGCAAATCGCAGGGCTCCAGGGGCAAAAGCAAGCCTTGATTAGTCAGAGGGCCCAAGCAGAAGCAGGGATTGCCTCTGCCAGCGCAGGTTTATCTGAAGCCCAACAAGCTGAGACCGATTTAAAAAATAAATTAAAATTGATAAATGAAGCTAGGGAAAAGCTTCCTGAAGAAAAGAAAAAACTCGACGATGCCAAAAAAGACTTGGACGAGGGCAAGGAAAAGCTCGATGACGCCAAGGATAGGCTGGCCAGAGAAGAAAAGAAATTGCTGGACGGCGAGGCCGAATTAAAATACGCCGAGGCCAAGCTCACACGCGAAATCAAAAAGGGCAATGACAAGATTGCCGACACCATTATCCAGTATAACGAAGGCAACCGCGAGTACATCGAGGGCAAGGCCGAGTACGACGAAAAGCTGGCTGACTTTAACAAGAAAAAGAAGGACGCCCTGGTGGACATTGCCGACGGCGAAAAGAAAATCGCCGACGCCAAGGAGATTATCAGAAACCTAAACGAGCCACACTTTGCAGTTCAAACCAGGAGGGACAACGACGCACTTTACTTTATGTACGAATCTGCCAATAACTTGGACTATGTTTCCTGGATTTTCCCCGTATTTTTCTTCTTCATCGCAGTCTTGGTTTCAGTTGCAACCATGACGCGGATGATTGAAGAGGACAGGATTGACATCGGGACCTACAAGGCCCTGGGCTACGGCAAGATGGATATCTACCAAAAATATATTCTCTACGGACTGATTTCCAGTTTGATCGGCGGCATTATTGGCGCCTCACTGGGGTCGACCCTATTGCTAAAAGCAATTTACAAGGCCTATAGCGCTTCATTCGTCATTAAAAAATTGCAAATCACCCCATCTATTGGCATAAATATTACGGCCATCATGGTTGGAGTTTTGGCAAATGTGCTTACTATAATCTTGGTTATCAAGAGGACTCTGAAGGAAAATGCAGCCAGCCTCTTGAGGCCGAAGGCTCCAAAGAAGGCCAAGAAGATTTTGATAGAAAAAATCCCCTTTATTTGGAATCGTTTGAGCTTCCTAAACAAGGTAACTCTTAGAAATGTTTTCCGCTACAAGTCTAGAATGTTTATGACCATCTTTGGCGTGGCTGGCTGTACGGGATTAATTTTCCTGGGCTTCTCACTCAAGGAAGCCATTGGCGGCATGGACAAGCACCAATTCGAAGACGTCTACACTTACCAAGTTACGATTACGACCGACAAATCTTTACCAAAAGACGGCCTTGATGACCTGCAAAAGTTTTTGGACTCTGACGATGTCGAGGCCTATACCAAGATGCACATGGACCAACTTCTATTGGAAGCCGAAGAAGGCAAGGACCAACAAGTTCAACTCATGGTTCCGGAAAATCCAGAGGATTTCGCCAACTTCGTTCACTTGAAGAGGGAAATTTATTTGAAGAAGCCAGTCGAATTGAATTTAGACCGGCCGCTTATGAGTCGGAAATTGCAAAATTATTTGACCGACGGCAAGCTGACCTTGCAGGATTCAAATCTGCAAGACTTCCAAGTGGCAATAGATCCGGCAGACTGGTTTGACTTCTACATTGGCCACGCCCTAGTCATGACTAAGGCCGATTATGAAAAATTCTTTGGTGAGGACTTCGAGGCAAATGCTTACGCAGTAAAATTAAAGGACCCAAAGGCCTCAGCGAAAGCAATCGAAGGCCTCCGCGATAATACATCGATTCTCACCATCACCAACTTCGACGACCACCTAAAGATCATCGAAGACTGGATGGGATCAATCAGGATAATCACTGTGGTCATCCTGCTCTGCGCAGCAGCCCTGGCCTTTGTCGTTTTGTACAATCTAACAAATATAAATATCAGCGAAAGGATGAGAGAGCTCTCAACCGTAAAAGTTTTGGGCTTTAACTCCAAAGAGCTAACCAATTATGTTTACAAGGAAACCATAATGCTTTCAGTCCTAGGAATCCTCGTCGGATTTTTGGTCGGCTGGGGCATGCTTGGTGTCGTCAGCGAAATCCTAAGCCCCGATGACATACAGATGAATTTATTATTGACTTATAAACCGTATCTATTCTCGGCCACAATTACCATGGTCTTTGTATTTTTGATCAGAGGAATTGTGGTAAGGCAGTTGAGGGAGATTGATATGGTGTCGTCTTTGAAATCCTACGAGTGA
- a CDS encoding AAA family ATPase, which translates to MRIEIENIGKIRRADVDLSTVAVLAGENNSGKSTVGKVLYSIARAMDECADLGVKLSEDFDEVLRFEADKGSVKIEGDMVCDLQVDDDGQIHSGDFSKGDFNFIYIDDPNILDFKVGAPYLPEVLNSRRIDLINMLASKNGQGFASERINALVDGDLIIKNNEFFYSKNEGLSMHNTSSGLKMFLILKTLFANGWVGNKSVLIFDEPEVHLHPEWQLVFAKTCIDLVKKYQARILLNTHSPYLVEAFEVYSAKEKLNAKFYLTENSEDFADIVDVTKDIDLIYKGLAQPFSKLEAEAYE; encoded by the coding sequence ATGAGGATTGAGATTGAAAATATTGGCAAGATTAGGCGGGCGGATGTAGATTTATCGACGGTGGCGGTTTTGGCTGGGGAAAATAACTCCGGCAAATCGACGGTGGGCAAGGTTTTGTATTCCATTGCCAGGGCTATGGACGAGTGCGCGGACTTAGGAGTTAAGCTCAGCGAAGACTTTGACGAGGTCCTCCGTTTTGAGGCGGACAAGGGGTCTGTTAAGATTGAAGGCGACATGGTTTGCGACTTGCAAGTGGATGATGATGGACAGATTCATTCTGGAGATTTTTCCAAGGGAGATTTTAATTTTATTTATATTGACGATCCAAATATTTTGGATTTTAAGGTTGGGGCTCCTTATTTGCCGGAGGTTTTAAACTCCAGGCGGATTGATTTAATAAATATGCTGGCCAGTAAAAATGGTCAGGGCTTTGCCAGCGAGAGGATAAACGCCCTGGTCGATGGCGATTTGATTATAAAAAATAACGAGTTTTTCTACAGCAAAAACGAGGGGCTTTCCATGCACAACACCTCGTCGGGCCTCAAGATGTTTTTAATTTTGAAAACTCTTTTTGCCAATGGCTGGGTGGGCAACAAGTCAGTTCTGATTTTTGACGAGCCCGAGGTCCATCTTCATCCCGAGTGGCAGCTGGTCTTTGCCAAGACCTGCATTGACCTGGTGAAAAAATACCAGGCCAGGATTTTACTAAACACCCACAGCCCGTATTTGGTCGAGGCCTTTGAGGTTTATTCTGCCAAGGAAAAATTAAATGCCAAATTTTATCTGACCGAAAATTCCGAGGACTTTGCAGACATTGTCGACGTGACCAAGGATATCGACCTAATTTACAAGGGCCTGGCTCAGCCTTTTTCTAAGCTGGAAGCTGAGGCCTATGAATAA
- a CDS encoding dihydrofolate reductase codes for MEHGHNSGLSKQITLIMACDGNFNIGKDGTMLFHIPKDLARYKEITMGKNLYCGRKTFDDMGPLKGRRIIVLSRGEVPKADKVIHDFDEFKKELMNDPDGYFVGGASLTKKLYPDITKILMTRVFETFDADTGIGDPEDHGFVIAEESQMMEDIGLHFKYVTYVRK; via the coding sequence ATGGAACATGGACATAATAGTGGGCTTTCAAAGCAAATAACCCTGATAATGGCCTGCGACGGCAATTTTAATATTGGCAAGGACGGGACCATGCTCTTTCACATACCAAAGGACCTGGCCCGCTACAAGGAAATTACCATGGGGAAAAATTTGTATTGCGGACGGAAGACCTTTGACGATATGGGGCCACTCAAAGGCAGGCGGATAATCGTTTTGTCACGGGGCGAGGTTCCCAAGGCCGACAAGGTCATCCACGACTTCGACGAGTTTAAAAAGGAACTCATGAATGACCCCGACGGTTATTTTGTGGGTGGGGCAAGCCTAACCAAGAAGCTCTATCCGGATATTACAAAAATTCTCATGACCCGGGTCTTTGAGACCTTCGATGCCGACACGGGCATAGGCGACCCCGAAGACCATGGCTTTGTCATCGCCGAAGAATCTCAAATGATGGAAGACATCGGCCTGCATTTTAAATACGTAACCTATGTAAGAAAATAA